The Zingiber officinale cultivar Zhangliang chromosome 10A, Zo_v1.1, whole genome shotgun sequence genome contains a region encoding:
- the LOC122027509 gene encoding protein HAPLESS 2-like — MRRRRRSTADMLLCSPLPFAFFLVIVFTPAAVALEVLSKSKLQSCARDSESDNLDCAKKIVLNLAVPSGSSGGEASIVAELVEVQENETQNMQTIRLPPIITITKSAAYAIYELMYIRDVSYKPEEFYVKTRKCKPDASAEVVKICERLRDQDGNVIENTQPICCPCGPRHRVPSSCGNLFDKLMKGKANTAHCLRFPGDWFHVFGIGKRSLGFSVHIKVKKGSSLSEVVVGPENRTVLSNDKFLRVNLIGDFVGYTSLPSFEDFYLVTPRSGPGGQPEILGQNFSRWMLLERVRFSLDGLECNKIGISYEAYRSQPNFCSSPFWSCLHNQPWHFWEADQNRIRRSQPPQYMVERRFERINQHPNAGSHTFSVGITEVLNSNLLIELSADDIEYVYQRSPGKILNIMIPTFEALSQFGTARIAAKNTGKLEASYSLTFDCLSGVSFMEEQFFIMKADEEVTRSFYLYPTTDQAAKYQCAAILKGSDFSVLDRAECQFTTTATVLDNGSQIVPFNQPKKPGVNGFLDAVKGAWSMIWNGLMDFFTGKTCRSKCRGFFDFSCHIQYVCVSWILMFGLLIASLPTVAVLLWLLHQKGFFDPAYDWFNAHFGGGTNHRNEYSKNARHHKSKDLDLHYKHRLKPLHVSQKRQTVHKHKNHHYQLPDDNQIHLHKVNHKHKHSRSHLSIEMNDMKELRDKRVHHHHHHHHHHPHPHRNEENLSKISNI, encoded by the exons ATGCGTCGCCGGCGGCGATCTACAGCGGATATGCTTCTCTGCTCTCCCCTTCCTTTCGCTTTCTTCCTCGTCATCGTCTTCACTCCCGCGGCTGTGGCGCTCGAGGTTCTCTCCAAATCGAAGCTCCAGAGTTGCGCTAGGGACTCCGAATCTGATAATCTCGACTGCGCGAAGAAGATCGTCCTCAACTTGGCTGTTCCCAGTGGATCG AGTGGAGGGGAGGCCTCCATCGTCGCGGAATTAGTGGAAGTCCAGGAGAACGAGACGCAAAATATGCAGACGATTAGGTTGCCTCCGATCATCACGATCACCAAGTCTGCAGCATATGCAATCTATGAACTAATGTACATAAGG gaTGTTTCATATAAACCAGAAGAATTTTATGTCAAAACAAGAAAATGCAAACCAGATGCAAGTGCAGAAGTTGTTAAAATTTGTGAAAG GTTGAGGGATCAAGATGGTAATGTTATTGAGAATACACAG CCAATTTGCTGTCCATGTGGACCGAGACATCGTGTTCCATCTTCCTGTGGGAACTTAT TTGATAAATTGATGAAAGGGAAGGCAAATACTGCTCATTGTCTTCGATTTCCAGGTGATTG GTTTCACGTATTTGGTATTGGAAAGAGGTCACTTGGGTTTAGTGTCCATATCAAAGTCAAGAAAGGATCTTCACTTTCG GAAGTTGTTGTTGGTCCTGAAAATAGAACAGTGTTATCAAATGACAAGTTCTTAAGAGTCAATTTAATTGGCGATTTTGTTGGATACACAAGTTTGCCGTCTTTTGAGGACTTCTATTTGGTGACACCAAGATCG GGTCCAGGAGGTCAACCAGAAATTCTTGGGCAGAATTTTTCAAGATGGATGTTGTTGGAAAGAGTGAGGTTCTCACTAGATGGTTTGGAGTGCAATAAAATCGGCATCAGTTATGAAGCATACAGGTCCCAGCCAAATTTCTGCTCTTCCCCATTTTGGAGTTGCTTGCATAATCAACCATGGCATTTTTGGGAA GCTGATCAAAACAGAATAAGAAGGAGTCAACCACCTCAATATATGGTTGAGAGGAGATTCGAAAGGATCAATCAACACCCA AATGCTGGGAGTCATACGTTCTCAGTTGGGATTACTGAAGTCCTTAATTCTAATTTATTAATAGAGCTTAGTGCTGATGATATAGAATATGTCTATCAAAG gAGCCCTGGAAAGATCTTGAATATAATGATCCCTACCTTTGAAGCCTTATCACAATTTGGCACTGCAAGAATAGCAGCTAAGAATACCGGTAAACTAGAAGCATCTTATAGCTTAACG TTTGACTGTCTCAGTGGCGTAAGTTTCATGGAG GAGCAATTTTTTATAATGAAAGCAGACGAGGAGGTTACTCGGTCATTTTATCTCTATCCAACAACAGACCAAGCTGCAAAATATCAATGTGCAG CTATCTTGAAGGGTTCTGATTTTAGTGTACTCGATCGAGCAGAATGCCAGTTTACTACCACAGCTACTGTTCTTGATAATGGATCTCAG ATTGTTCCTTTCAACCAACCAAAGAAGCCCGGTGTTAATGGTTTCCTTGATGCTGTTAAGGGCGCCTGGAGCATGATATGGAATGGGTTGATGGATTTCTTTACAGGGAAAACTTGTAG AAGTAAATGCCGAGGCTTCTTTGATTTCAGTTGCCACATACAATATGTATGTGTGAGTTGGATATTGATGTTTGGACTGCTTATAGCATCACTTCCAACAG TTGCTGTGCTCCTCTGGCTTCTGCATCAGAAAGGATTCTTTGATCCAGCTTACGATTGGTTTAATGCACACTTTGGAGGTGGCACAAATCATAGAAATGAATACTCAAAGAATGCCAGACATCACAAATCAAAAGACCTCGATCTGCACTACAAGCACAGGCTGAAACCTTTGCATGTTTCACAGAAGCGACAAACTGTTCACAAACATAAAAACCACCACTATCAGCTTCCAGATGACAATCAGATTCATCTTCACAAGGTAAACCACAAACATAAACATAGTAGAAGTCACCTGTCGATTGAGATGAACGATATGAAAGAATTGAGAGACAAACGTGttcaccaccaccaccatcacCATCACcatcatcctcatcctcatcgtAATGAAGAAAACCTGAGTAAAATCAGTAACATATGA
- the LOC122027429 gene encoding F-box protein PP2-A13-like isoform X1, with the protein MGAEVSREGISGETGLGDLPEGCLAEIMLRLEPPEICRLARLCRTFRGAASADLVWEAKLPGNYRYLLGKLLENENSRGRKLSKKEIFALLCRRNAFNGSNTEFFLEKNRCLICISISSKELLITGINDRRHWNFIPTPESRFRMVAYLQQTWWLEARGELEFCFPEGMYSLFFRLHLGRAAKRLGRRVCSPEHIHGWDKKPVKFQLSTSDGQFAQSKCYLDEPGSWIHYHVGDFISRSCNIPINIKFSMIQIDCTHTKGGLCVDSVSILPKGFRPGFDPVTFSTA; encoded by the exons ATGGGGGCCGAGGTTTCTAGGGAGGGGATTAGCGGGGAGACGGGACTCGGGGACTTACCGGAGGGCTGCTTGGCGGAGATCATGCTCCGGCTTGAACCACCGGAGATCTGCCGGCTGGCGAGGCTCTGCCGCACCTTCCGTGGCGCGGCGTCAGCTGACCTTGTTTGGGAGGCCAAGTTGCCGGGCAATTATAGGTACTTGTTAGGGAAGCTACTGGAGAACGAGAATTCTCGGGGAAGGAAGCTCAGCAAAAAAGAGATCTTTGCTTTGCTTTGTCGTCGCAATGCCTTCAACGGATCAAACACG GAGTTTTTCCTGGAGAAAAACAGATGTTTGATTTGTATATCAATTTCTTCAAAGGAATTGTTAATTACGGGAATCAATGATAGGAGACACTGGAACTTTATTCCTACTCCTGAATCTAG GTTTCGCATGGTTGCATACCTTCAGCAAACATGGTGGCTAGAGGCGCGTGGGGAATTAGAATTTTGCTTTCCTGAAGGCATGTACAGCCTATTTTTCCGACTTCATTTAGGTCGGGCCGCCAAACGACTTGGCCGTCGGGTTTGTAGCCCTGAGCACATACATGGATGGGATAAAAAGCCCGTAAAGTTTCAACTGTCGACATCGGACGGTCAGTTTGCTCAATCCAAGTGTTATTTAGATGAACCCGGAAGCTGGATCCATTACCATGTAGGCGATTTTATAAGTAGAAGCTGCAATATACCAATTAATATCAAGTTCTCTATGATTCAGATCGATTGTACTCACACAAAAGGCGGCCTATGTGTCGACTCAGTTTCAATTTTGCCCAAGGGCTTTCGACCGGGCTTCGATCCTGTCACTTTTAGCACAGCATAG
- the LOC122027429 gene encoding F-box protein PP2-A13-like isoform X2, with protein MGAEVSREGISGETGLGDLPEGCLAEIMLRLEPPEICRLARLCRTFRGAASADLVWEAKLPGNYRYLLGKLLENENSRGRKLSKKEIFALLCRRNAFNGSNTEFFLEKNRCLICISISSKELLITGINDRRHWNFIPTPESRFRMVAYLQQTWWLEARGELEFCFPEGMYSLFFRLHLGRAAKRLGRRVCSPEHIHGWDKKPVKFQLSTSDDRLYSHKRRPMCRLSFNFAQGLSTGLRSCHF; from the exons ATGGGGGCCGAGGTTTCTAGGGAGGGGATTAGCGGGGAGACGGGACTCGGGGACTTACCGGAGGGCTGCTTGGCGGAGATCATGCTCCGGCTTGAACCACCGGAGATCTGCCGGCTGGCGAGGCTCTGCCGCACCTTCCGTGGCGCGGCGTCAGCTGACCTTGTTTGGGAGGCCAAGTTGCCGGGCAATTATAGGTACTTGTTAGGGAAGCTACTGGAGAACGAGAATTCTCGGGGAAGGAAGCTCAGCAAAAAAGAGATCTTTGCTTTGCTTTGTCGTCGCAATGCCTTCAACGGATCAAACACG GAGTTTTTCCTGGAGAAAAACAGATGTTTGATTTGTATATCAATTTCTTCAAAGGAATTGTTAATTACGGGAATCAATGATAGGAGACACTGGAACTTTATTCCTACTCCTGAATCTAG GTTTCGCATGGTTGCATACCTTCAGCAAACATGGTGGCTAGAGGCGCGTGGGGAATTAGAATTTTGCTTTCCTGAAGGCATGTACAGCCTATTTTTCCGACTTCATTTAGGTCGGGCCGCCAAACGACTTGGCCGTCGGGTTTGTAGCCCTGAGCACATACATGGATGGGATAAAAAGCCCGTAAAGTTTCAACTGTCGACATCGGACG ATCGATTGTACTCACACAAAAGGCGGCCTATGTGTCGACTCAGTTTCAATTTTGCCCAAGGGCTTTCGACCGGGCTTCGATCCTGTCACTTTTAG